The Mucilaginibacter gracilis genomic interval ACATGGCCATAGGTGTAAACATCATTAATAATAATAAAGCCCTGGTTATTTAACTGGGTTGTTAATGCTGTTGCTTCTGTTTTTACCATAAATATCACCGCTATTTCGCGGCTAATATATTACCTTGCAATAGCAATTTTATTAGCATGCAAAAAATATTTGGTTTTATTACCTTGGGTTTACTGGTGCTGGCTGTAGGCAAAGTTTACGCGCAGCCAGGTGTGGGCGCAACTTATATAGGCGATTACAGCAAAATGCAGTCGAAGGAATCGGCAGATAAAGAGATGGAAAATGCTAACTGGATATACCGCTTGCAAAACCTAAAAAACAGCAAGTTTAATTTTGTAGTAACCATGAAGGATAATTCGGTGCGGGCAATACGATCTAAAATATATGTAGATAGCGTCAACAACAAAACATACCTGCTTGACGCCGAAAGCAAGCAAAAAATATATTGCAATCAAACCCAAAAAATAAACCGGGGCGATGCCGTTACCGGGATGGCTACCGATAGTTGCTGGCTGTTTAAAATTGTAAGTGGGAAGATAAACGCCTACTCTTTTCTTTCGGAAAGTGCCGGGCCGTTTAGCCTGACGGCGTTGCAAACCGGCGACGGCCCCATAAAAAACTTTGATGCCCGCTTGCTTGAGCAAATGATTGCCGACAACCCAAAAGCGATGAAACCCTTTTTAAAAAAGGATTATTTAAAAGCAATTGAAAAATTTAACGGCGATAACAAATAGTTAACATCCAAAAACTACATTCGTTACTTAAACTTATCATAATGAAAAAAATTTACTTTGTATTTTTATTAAGCCTGTTCATCACTTCGCGAGTGATTTTGGCTCAAGCACAGGTGCCCGTTGCTTACCGGCCCGATTTTAACCGCATGATGTCTGCTCAAGCTATGCAATTTCAACAAATGTCTATGCAGCGAATGATGAATATGCGTTGGAATTATGGAATGGACTACCTGGCAAATAACAAGTACGACTACAAAGTTACCATGAAGGATAATTCGGTGATGATTATTACTTCAAAAATATATGTTGACACTACAACACATAAAAGTTATTTAGCCTACAAGGATAAAAGCCTGAAAAGATCGGATCCGAAAAGAGAAAAAAGGATATATGCAGATCAAACTTTAAAGATAAGCCGCGAGGAAGTGAACTTTCTTGACAAATTTGATGTAAACGGTATCTCGACCGATAGTTGTTGGCTATTTAAGGTTGCTAAGGGTAAAATAAACATTTACTCACACCTCTCCGAAGTGTTGCAGTTAAATAACATGTACTTGCGCGCCTTTCAGGTAGGCGACGGGCCAATTCAAAAAGTTGATTCGGCGTCGTTGTTGACAGTTATTAAGGACAACCCCAAAGCCATGAAGGCCTTTAAAAAGAAAGACTACTACAAGGCAATTAATAAGTTTAATGACGATAACAAATAGTATCGCGCAAGCAAAACAAGCTTCCCAATAATTATAGGTAAATTTGCCGCCTGAATTTATACTATTATGAAATTTAAGTTAGGCGATTTTGTGCGGTTTGTTGACGAGAAGATGGAAGGTTACATCACCACCATTATTGATGATAATATGATTGGTGTAACCGGGGAGGATGATTTTGAGATACCCGTTTTAGCCAGTAAAGTAACTACTGTGCACGGCCATAAATCAACCGCGGTTGAGAGCCAGGCTTTTGACGAGGTAAGGGTTGATAGTTCGTTGTTTGAAACGCGCGGCGTTTACCTGGCCGTTGCCACCGACCAGCGCATAGCTTCGGTAGTACATTTTTATCTGGTTAACGAAACTTCGTTCCAATTATTGGCCGCATTAACTACCGAGAAACTACATAAATTTAAAGGCGAATACGCTGGCATTATTGCACCAAAAGCGGCTGTTAAAATATATTCGGCACCTTTGCAGGATATTCAGCTTTGGCCGGTATTTAATTTCCAGATAGTTTTTTACACCACGCAAAATATAGCATTAAGTAAACCCTTAATAATTAAAGAAACCTTTAAGGCTAAAGATTTTTCGGGCACCAAAAAGGTTGTACCATTAATTAAACAACAGGCCTGGCTGATACGTTTAGACGAAGCCGAACTGGTTATTAATGCCGAAAAACTAAAGGAAAGCTTTTTTAAACCCGCCGAAGAAAAACACGAGATTGAAAAACCCGTACACGAAATAGACCTGCATATTGAAAAACTGCGCGACGATTACCAGTTTTTAAGTAATGCCGAAATGTTGAATATCCAGCTAACGGCTTTCCGCAAGGCGCTTGATGCTGCTATTGTACACAAACAACCATCCATTACATTTATACATGGCGTTGGCAACGGCACCCTTAAAAACGAGTTACACAAAATTGTTGGCAAGCACCCCCAGGTGCAAACTTTTATGGATGCCCGTAAAGAAAAATTTGGCTACGGAGCAACAAAAGTTTTATTAAAATAATTGAAGGTTTGTTTTTGTAACCGGGTGGTTACATGGTCATCAATAATGTTAAACGCCCATGTTATAATATTCTATAATGGCGTGTTGAACCAAAACTAATAAAACAAGGCCCATGGGTATAAATATAAGTGTGGCCATGCGCTTATAAAACCTGTTTTGCTTTTGTATTTGGTACGATAAAATAATGTTTACTGTAAGGTATGGTATACACACCACCATAAACCAATAAAATACAATAGCCTGTATGGTTTCTCCGTCGCCCAAAACAAAGTAATAGTATTTTAAATAGCACAAAAACAACCAAAACCCAATATATACGGCATACATAGTTGACTGTACAGGGTGGTGTTTAAATGATTTGGATAGTGTACGCTGTAACATAAATATTTAAGGGCGTTAAATTACGCATTTGTTGCCAAGTTACTTTGTAATTAAAATGATAATGCAATTTTGCCAATGCGCAATGATGTAACCATTAGGTTATCGTTAAATTATAAATTAATACAAAATTAAATGATTGGCATCGGTGGGTATTGTTTTATGCCTAATTATGGCATGGTAATAGCTGTATAAAAGTTAAACATTAGTAATGGAAACCAGTTTTTCGTCTGTGCTGCTTAATATATTTTTTGTTGCGGTTTTAGTATGGGTGGCGGTATTGGTTATTGCCCTGGTTAGCTTGGCAAGGCGTAACGATATTTTTATGCCGGTAAAAATATTTTGGTCGGCGGTTATTGTTTTTGCGCCCCTGGCAGGCTTGTTAGCATACTTGGTTTATGGCCCCAAAAGGCGCGTTTAGGCCTTTTTTTTGGCTTTATAATACCGTATACCATTCTGGTTTTAATGTTAAATTATTCATTTATTCTTTAAAATACCATATTTTATGCTTACGTTTATTTAATTAATGATGTGCGTGTTTTATTTAAGCCAATTAGTTTTAACCTTATAAATCTGGTTACTTGTTATTCAAAAACGCCATTCCTGATAATTAAATTTGTTGTATTAATACATGAATAATACCATTAAAACCGTAATAGCCGCAACCGGAAGTTATATTCCTGAAGTTGTAATTACGAATGCCGATTTTTTGAATAGCCGTTTTTTAGAGAAAGACGGAACCC includes:
- a CDS encoding PLDc N-terminal domain-containing protein, with the translated sequence METSFSSVLLNIFFVAVLVWVAVLVIALVSLARRNDIFMPVKIFWSAVIVFAPLAGLLAYLVYGPKRRV
- a CDS encoding Smr/MutS family protein, translating into MKFKLGDFVRFVDEKMEGYITTIIDDNMIGVTGEDDFEIPVLASKVTTVHGHKSTAVESQAFDEVRVDSSLFETRGVYLAVATDQRIASVVHFYLVNETSFQLLAALTTEKLHKFKGEYAGIIAPKAAVKIYSAPLQDIQLWPVFNFQIVFYTTQNIALSKPLIIKETFKAKDFSGTKKVVPLIKQQAWLIRLDEAELVINAEKLKESFFKPAEEKHEIEKPVHEIDLHIEKLRDDYQFLSNAEMLNIQLTAFRKALDAAIVHKQPSITFIHGVGNGTLKNELHKIVGKHPQVQTFMDARKEKFGYGATKVLLK